A genomic stretch from Leptospira congkakensis includes:
- a CDS encoding ATP-dependent nuclease, whose protein sequence is MRIENLFIKNFRGIAECKVELNQGFNVLIGSNSSGKTSVIKALNWLLNPFMQPIINNSIPYGIQATSENSIIVEADFSFDAEDYVEMKSMLANNKSISAALPAKIPDELRFKYTKYGTVRKGNIANIQQNMVFSDLSNTAYQHLIGWAAQKAQSSTLIYFHGFEQSWDVNGFQNFIPTSQVNSININQPNQLILYIKSIILKLKDEEPENFNSFKEKILSSQSLIKEFDADFNIRTGRAEIWVKYSESDFKRPLENEGLGFQEYIYLLVLILLYPNKLIVMDEGLVHMHRELLRNFITSITDTNFQILMTSHVRELVQILDYSNLIYCSNKNGKIEVQNFSSIDDLKAVYTELGYLDESNLA, encoded by the coding sequence ATGAGAATAGAAAATCTATTCATAAAAAATTTTAGGGGAATCGCAGAATGCAAAGTAGAATTAAATCAAGGTTTTAATGTTCTAATAGGTTCAAATAGCTCTGGAAAAACTTCAGTCATCAAAGCATTGAACTGGCTCCTTAATCCATTCATGCAGCCGATTATAAACAATTCTATTCCTTATGGAATCCAGGCTACTTCTGAAAATTCAATAATAGTTGAGGCTGATTTCTCATTTGACGCTGAAGATTACGTTGAAATGAAATCAATGCTTGCCAACAACAAAAGTATCTCAGCAGCTTTACCTGCAAAAATACCTGATGAATTGCGTTTTAAATATACCAAATATGGAACGGTAAGAAAGGGAAATATAGCAAACATTCAGCAGAATATGGTTTTTTCTGATTTATCCAATACTGCATACCAGCATCTTATCGGATGGGCAGCTCAAAAAGCTCAATCATCAACTTTGATTTATTTTCATGGCTTTGAACAAAGCTGGGATGTGAATGGCTTCCAGAATTTCATTCCCACTTCACAAGTTAATAGCATAAACATTAACCAACCAAACCAACTTATATTATATATAAAAAGTATAATATTAAAACTAAAAGATGAAGAGCCTGAAAATTTCAATAGTTTTAAAGAAAAGATACTAAGTTCCCAAAGTTTAATAAAAGAGTTCGATGCTGATTTCAATATTAGAACTGGACGTGCAGAAATATGGGTAAAATATTCAGAATCAGATTTTAAAAGACCATTAGAAAACGAAGGATTGGGTTTTCAAGAATACATATACCTATTAGTTTTAATACTCTTATATCCAAACAAATTAATTGTGATGGATGAAGGTCTTGTGCATATGCACAGAGAATTATTACGCAATTTTATTACATCAATCACTGATACCAATTTTCAAATATTAATGACTAGCCATGTGAGAGAATTAGTTCAAATTCTAGATTATTCAAATTTAATTTACTGTTCAAATAAAAATGGAAAAATTGAAGTTCAAAACTTTTCATCAATTGATGATTTAAAAGCAGTTTATACTGAACTAGGGTATTTGGATGAATCAAATCTTGCGTGA